In the Chthoniobacterales bacterium genome, GTGACGCTCGTGCCGGCCTTCACCGGCATGGGCGCGCCGTATTGGGACGGCTCCGCCCGCGGCGCGCTGCTCGGCATCACCCGCGGCACCACCGCCGCCCACCTCGCCCGCGCGACGCTCGAGGGCATCGCGTTTCAGGTCACCGATCTGCTCGTGGCGATGGAGAAGGATTCCGGGCGGAAGATCTCCACGCTGCGCGTCGATGGCGGGGCCGCGGCGAGTGATCTCCTCATGCAAATCCAGACCGACCTGCTCGGCGTGCCCATCGAGCGACCGAAGAACGTCGAGACCACCGCGCTCGGCGCCGCGATGATGGCCGGCCTCGGCGCGGGCGTCTGGAGCAGCCTCGACGAGCTCTCGAAGGTGCGCGAGGTGGAGAAGAAATTCTCACCCGTCACCACCGCGAAGCAGCGCCGCGAGCGCCTCAAAACCTGGCGCCGCGCCGTGAAGCGCGCACAGAACTGGATCGTGGAATAATCTTATGAACCGCAACGAAATGCTGGAGCGCATCCGCTCCGAGAAGGAATGGGACGTCGTGATCATTGGCGGAGGCGCCACCGGCCTCGGCGTCGCGGTCGACGCCGCCACGCGCGGCTATCGCACGCTGCTCGTCGAGGCGCACGATTTCGCGAAGGCCACGTCCAGCCGCAGCACGAAGCTCGTGCACGGCGGCGTCCGCTACCTCGAGCAGGGCGACATCCCGCTCGTGCTCGAGGCGCTGCGCGAGCGCGGCCTGCTCCACCGCAACGCGCCCCACATCGTTCACCACCTCTCGTTCATCGTGCCGCGCTACAAATGGTGGGAGGGCCCGTTCTTCGGCATCGGCCTGAAGATGTATGACCTCCTCGCCGGCAAGCTGAACCTCGAGAAATCCCGCCTGCTCAGCCGCGAGGAAACCATCGCGCGCATCCCGAACATCGAGACGGAGAACCTGCTCGGCGGCGTGGAGTATTTCGACGGGCAGTTCGACGACGCGCGCCTCGCGATCACCCTCGCGCAGACCGCCGCCGACCACGGCGCCACCCTGCTGAACTACGTGAGAGCCACCGGCCTCACGAAGACGGACAACCTCATCACCGGCCTCACCGCCGAGGACGTCGAGACGGGCGAGGCCTTCACCCTGCGCGCGAAGGTCGTCATCAACGCGACGGGAATCTTCGCGGACACGATCCGCCACATGGACGAGCCGCAGGGGCCCGCCGTCGTGCAGCCCAGCCAGGGCGTGCACCTCGTCTTCGACCGCAGTTTCCTGCAGGGCGACTCGGCCATCATGGTGCCGCACACCGACGACGGGCGCGTGCTCTTCGTCATCCCATGGCACGACCGCGTGCTCGTCGGCACGACCGATACACCGATGCCGCACGCCGACGTCGAGCCTCGCGCGCTCGACGAGGAGATCGGCTTCATCCTGCGCAACGCCTCGCGTTACCTCGCCCGCGATCCCCGGCGCAGCGACATCCAGAGCATCTTTGCCGGCCAGCGTCCGCTCGTGCGGCCGCCGCGCTCCGACGGCTCCAGCACGAAGCAAATCTCGCGCAATCACGAGGTCCTCATCTCCGACGCCGGCCTCGTCACGATCGTCGGCGGCAAATGGACGACCTACCGCAAGATGGCCGAGGACGCGATGGACCACGCCACGCTCATCGGCGAGCTGCCCGAGCGCAAATGCGTGACCGAGACGCTCCAGCTCCACGCATGGACCAGTCCACACGCGCCCGAGGTCGACGAAGCCCTCGACGTCTACGGCAGCGACGCCCAGCACATCGCGCGGTTGATCCAGGCCGACGCCACGCTCGCCGAGCCGATCGCCACCGGGCTCCCCTACCAGCGCGCCCACGTCCTCTGGGCCGCGCGGCACGAGCTCGCCCGCACGATCGAGGACGTCCTCGCCCGCCGGCTGCGCGTTCTCTTCCTCGATGCCCAGGCCGCCCTCGACGCCGCTCCGGTGGTGGCCGAGCTGCTCGCCTTCGAGCTCGGGCACGACGCCGATTGGATCGCCGCACAGCTTGCCGACTTCCGCAAACTTGCCGGCGGCTATCTCGCGCCGAAGTGATAGATTGTCCGCCATGCTCCCGCTCAAAGATCCCACGCTCCTCAAGACGCTCGCCTGCCTTTGCGGCGAATGGCGGGCTGCCCGTTCCGGCGCCACGATCGCGGTCACGAATCCGGCGACCGGCGAAGTGATCGCCACCGTGCCGGAGTTGAGCGGCGAGGAAGCCCACGAGGCCATTGCCTTCGCCGCCGAGCGCATGAAGGAGTGGCAGAAACGCACCGTGCTCGAGCGCTCGAGGATCCTGCGCCGCTGGTTCGAGCTGCTCGTGGAGAACACCGACGACCTCGCGCTGATCCTGACGAGCGAGCAGGGCAAGCCGCTGGCCGAGGCGAAGGGCGAGATCGCCTACGGCGCGGCCTACATCGAGTGGTTCGCCGAAGAGGCGAAGCGCATCGGCGGCGACCTCATCCCGCCGCCTTCGAACGACCGCCGCATCCTCGTTCTTCGCCAGCCCGTGGGCGTCTGCGCCGCGATCACGCCGTGGAATTTTCCGAACGCGATGCTCACCCGCAAGGCCGCGCCAGCGCTCGCCGCGGGTTGCGCAATGGTCTGCAAGCCCGCCTCGCAGACCCCGCTTTCCGCGCTCGCCCTGGCCGAGCTCGGGGAACGCGCCGGCCTGCCACCGGGGCTTTTCAGCGTGCTCACCGGCCCCGCCTCCGCGATCGGCGAGGCCTTCACCTCCAGCCCGATCGTGCGCAAGCTCACCTTCACCGGCTCGACCGGCGTCGGCAAGAAGCTCATGGCCGCGTGCGCGGGCACCGTGAAGAAAGTGACGATGGAACTTGGGGGCAACGCGCCGTTCATCGTCTTCGACGACGCCGATCTCGACGCCGCCGTCGAGGGCGCGATGGCCTCGAAATACCGCAACACCGGCCAGACCTGCGTGTGCGTGAACCGCCTGCTCGTGCAGTCCGGCATCTACGACGCCTTCGCCGCGAAACTCGTCGCCGCGGTGCGAAATCTGAAGGTCGGCAACGGACTGGAACCCGGCGTCGAGCAGGGCCCGCTCATCGAGGAAATGGCCGTCGAGAAGGTCGAGGCGCTCGTCGCGGATGCCCTTGGCAAGGGCGCGCGGGTGCTCACCGGCGGCCGGCGGCACGCCCTCGGCGCGACCTACTACGAGCCCACCGTTCTCGCTGAGGCCACGCCGGCGATGGATCTCGCGGAGGAGGAAATCTTCGGCCCGGTCGCACCGCTCTTCCGCTTCGAGACCGAGGAGGAAGCCGTCGCCCTCGCGAACGACACGAACGTCGGCCTCGCGAGCTACTTCTACACGCGCGACCTCGCCCGCATCTGGCGCGTCGCCGAGGCGCTGGAATACGGCATGGCCGGCGTGAACACGGGCCTCATCTCGAACGCGATGGCCCCCTTCGGCGGCGTGAAGGAAAGCGGCCTCGGCCGCGAAGGCTCGAAATACGGCATCGAGGACTACCTCGTCCTCAAATACGTTTGCCTTGCCGGGCTGTGAGCGACGGGCTTCCCCCTTGACCATTCCGCACGACATCCGCTTACCTGCGGGATGCTTTATTGCTGTAACGGGGCATTCAAAAGCGGTTCGACCTGGCTTTACATCATCGTTTGCAACCTTGTCGGTCGCGGCGAAGCCCTGCCCTCCCGGTTTGAAAACCCGAAACGACTCAATCGGGGCCTTCAACGGGAGCTTCTCCTGCCTTTTCTCGCGGAAGTCGACCTGACCGCCGCGCATTACGTCATCAAATCGCACTACGCGGACGCCGAGGCCCGCGAGGCCCTTACCGCGAATCCGAATGCCCGCGTCTGCGGCGTCTCCCGCGATCTCAAGGACGTCGTCGTCTCGGCCTACTTCCACTACAAGCGGCTCGGCGAAACCGCGGCGCCCTTCGAGGAGTTCTTCTGGGAACGCGGGCTCCGCGTCGTCAAGCGCGTGCATGCCTACAACGAGCTCTGGAGCGCGCCGCATCCGCAGATTTACATGACGCGCTACGAGGCCCTGCACGAGGACTTCGCCGCAGAAGTCGGCCGGCTTTGCGAATTTCTCGGCCTCTCGCCCGATCCCGCGCTCATCGAAGCCGCCCGCGCGAACAGCAGCTTCAAGCAGCAACAGGCCAAGGAGGTGCAGAAGAAGGGCGAATCCGAGCACAAGTTCTTCCGCTCGGGCAAGGCCAGGGACTGGGTGAACCACCTCACTCCCGAGATGGCCGCCGCCGTGGACGCCATCCAGTTCGGCCACGGAGCGCCCGCCAGTTCCTGACTCGATTCCGCGTCAGTCGCCGCTCGCTTCGGGCGGCAGCAGCCGGCGCGCGCTGGCCACGGTATCGATCTCCGCGACCGTCTTGTCGGCGCGAATGCGGTGGATGCGAGGGAAGCGCAGCGCGAGTCCGCTCGCGTGCCGCGCACTCGGCTGGATCGAGTCGAAGGCGACCTCCAGCACGACCTCCGGGCGCACGTCGTAAACGCGACCCCGCTGGCGAACGATCATGCCGAGAAATCGCTCCGTGAACGCCGCGATTTCCGCATCGGTCAGGCCGCTGTAGGCCTTGCCGATGTTCAGCAATTCGCCCGTCACCTCGTCGCGCACGGCGAAGGTGTAGTCGCTCAGCACGCCCTTGCGCCTGCCGTGCCCGTATTCCACTGAGGTCACCACCACGTCGAGCGTCGCAAAGGCTTTCTTGAGCTTCACCCACGCGAGGCCGCGACGCCCCGGCGCATAGCGGCTGCCCGGATCCTTCACGATGAGTCCCTCGTTGTTTCGGCCTCGCGCGACGACGAAGGCGATCTCGACCTCCTCCGCGGATTGCGCCCGGGTCAGCGGCAGCGTCCGCAACGGCGCCGCCAGCGGAAGTGCCTCCAGTATTTTTCGGCGTTCCGCCAGGGGCTCGCGGAAAACCGATCTCCCGTTCATCCACAACACGTCGAACGCGGTGAACGTCACCGGCACCTCCGTCTCCATGAACAGGTCGCGCTCGACGCGGCCGAGCCGCTTCTGCAGCTCGAAGAAGCTCAGCGGCCTGCCGTCACGCCACGCGACAATCTCGCCATCGAGCACGAATTCCACGCCGGTCCGCACGGCCGCCTCGGCAATCTCGGGAAACGTCTTCGTGATGGGCCGCAGGTCGCGAGAATAGATCGCCGCGTCGCCACCCGCGCAGTGCAGTTGCGCGCGGATGCCATCGAGCTTGTCCTCGACCCACACTTCGGTCGCGCCACCCGCGGTCATGCGATCCCACACGCTCTCCTCGTCCGGCTCGGGACTCGCGAGCATGCACTTCACGGGACGAAACGGCTGCAGCGCGATGCCGACGAGCGCGTCGCGTCGCGCCCGGAGAGCCGTTTCCCCGAGATCGCCGAGAAGCATGTGCGCCTCGCGGACGACTTCCGGCTCGCGGGAAAAAGCGGCCGCCACGGCATCCTCGACGAGGCCTTCCTTCAGGCCGATGCGCAGGTCGCCGGTCAGGATTTTCACGAGCGTCTTGGCATCCTGCGCGGAGAGCCGACGCAAGCGCTCCTCCAGCAACGCACCCTTCGCAAGCGGCCCCCGCGCCTGCTCGATCTGCGTGAAGAACGCGTGCACGGCGGCAAGCGGGAGGGCTTCCCCGCCGACGTTCGCGGCCAGCGCCTCCTCGGCCGTGAGGCCGGCGTCGTTATGGCGGCGCGAGATGGCCTGCAGGTCGGAAGGCGACAGACCCGAGGCCGCAAGTAACGCGCGCCGAATGATTGCGCCGCCGAGCTGCAGCGGCCGCGCCGCGGCCTGTGGAAAGGCACGCCCAGTCAGCCATGTCGCGGCCAGCGGGAGCTCCTCATCATCGAGCCGGGCGAGATAATCCGCGAGGAGCTGCACCTTCACGAGCTTGCCGGTAGCGGCGGCGATCTTTTCGCAAACGGCGGAGAAGCCCGAGAACCCATGGTCGGCGGCGACCGGGCCGAGAACTTCGCGCGGCACGGCGACGGTCGTGGCCGGTGCTCCGAGCGCAAACTCGAGCTGATCCGCCGCGGTGAGCGCCCACGCCTCGATCCCCCGCGCGCGCAGGTCGCGAGCGAACTCCCGGGCGAAGCCATGCAGCGTGAGCACGCGCCTCGGTCGCACCATTTCGACGTAACGCAGCAGGTCGGGATAGTCCGCGTGGTCGGAGAGCGGAAAGGCGGCGTCGGCCTGGTAGCGATGCGCGGCGCCTCCGTCCATCGCCCAGCCGGTCATCACCGCGACACGCCGGTTCCTGATCTTCCGCAGCATCGCGGAGCCGGCCACGCTCGGCGGACAAATGAGCACATGCTCGCCGGCGGCCCCGGCCACGTATTTCTCGTAGGGCGGAAATTTCACGCCCATCGATTCGTAGACCTGCGACATGCTCCAGACGGAGCCGTGCAGCCGGATCGGCAGGCCCGCCGCCGCCACGGCGAAGAGAATCTCCTGCGCCTTGCCGAGCGAGTAGCCGAGCAGCACCGGCGTCGCCCCGTCCTCGCGGGCCTCGAGGCAGAATTTCACGACATCCGCGACGACCTTCTCAGCCGGCGGAAATGCGTAGCGCGGCAAGCCGAACGTCGTCTCCATGATGAGCGTGTCCGCGGGCGCGGCCTCCGCAGGCTCGGCGCTGAGACCGGGGCGGAGCTTGAAGTCGCCCGTATAGAGCAGCGTTCCGGCGTCCGTCGTGACGAGGCATTGCGCGGAGCCGAGGACGTGCCCGGCCGGCAGCAGCTCGATGTCGAAACTGCGGATCCGCCGCCGCTCGCGATACGCCAGAACGTGCTCGCGGCCCGCCGGATCGCCCATTCGGGCCTGCATCAGCCGCGAGGTTGCCTCCGTGAGAATCGCCTCCCGGTGGCGACCGGTGTGATCGCTGTGGGCATGGGAAACGAAGGCCAGCTCGCGCGGACCGCGGGGGTCGAGCCAGAGGTGCTCCACAGGAAGCCGGACCCCCCATTCGTAACGCACATCGATCATTCCTCAAAGAATACGCACGCCAGCGGTTGCGGCGATGGCGGGATTTCTGCGAAAGTCCCGGATGCTTTCCATTTCCGGCGTGACCAAATCGTTCGCGGGTCGCGTGCTCTTCGAAAACGCGTCCGTGCAAGTGAACCGCGGCGACCGCATCGGCCTCGTCGGCCCGAACGGCGCCGGCAAGACCACGCTTTTCTCGCTCATTCTCAAGCTCGACGAGCCCGACGAGGGCTCCGTTTCCCTGCAACGCGGCACCTCGCTCGGCTTCCTTCCGCAGGAAAGCGCCCCCGCCGGCGACGAGACCGTGCTCGACCTCGCCACCGGTCGCAGCGCGACCCACGCCGAGATCGATCCCGAGGATCCCGACGCCGATTTCTCCGAGGACTACGAGGCCATGAGCCGCGAGCCGAAGGCCAAGCGCATCCTCGCCGGCCTCGGCTTCCGCGAGACCGACTACGACAAGCCCGCGCGCACGTTCAGCGGCGGCTGGGTGATGCGCGCCCATCTCGCGCGGCTGCTCGTGCTCGAGCCGGACCTCCTGATGCTCGACGAACCGACGAACCACCTCGACCTCGAGGCGCTGCGCTGGTTCCAGGAATACCTGCGCGCCTATCCGGGTGCATTCTTCGTGATCTCGCACGACCGGGAATTCCTCAACACGCTCTGCAACACGATCATCGAGATCCGCCACAAGCGCCTCTGGCGCTACACCGGCAACTACGACAAATACCTCGAGCAGCGCGCCGCGCAGCAGGAACAGCACCGGCTTGCCTACGAGAACCAGCAGCGCGAGATCGCGCATCTCCAGGAGTTCATCGACCGCTTTCGCGCAAAGGCCTCGAAGGCCGCGCAGGCGCAGGAACGCATCAAGCAGCTTGCCCGCATGGTGCGCATCGAGCCGCCCGAGGCCGACGCGCCGGTCGTCCATTTCTCGTTCCCGCAGCCCGAGCGCTCCGGCCAGCACGTGATGCGGCTGCGCGGCATCCACCAGGCCTACGGCGAGGAGCCGAACCTGAAGTGGGTCTATCGCGGCCTCGATTTCGAGATCGAGCGCGACCAGCGCCTCGTGCTCGTCGGTCCGAACGGCGCCGGCAAATCGACGCTGCTCAAGATCCTCGCTGGCATCGTGCCCTTCCAGCAGGGCGAGCGCGTGCCCGGCCACAACGTCCGCGTCGGCTACTTCGCGCAGTATCGCACCGAGATGCTC is a window encoding:
- a CDS encoding glycerol-3-phosphate dehydrogenase/oxidase yields the protein MNRNEMLERIRSEKEWDVVIIGGGATGLGVAVDAATRGYRTLLVEAHDFAKATSSRSTKLVHGGVRYLEQGDIPLVLEALRERGLLHRNAPHIVHHLSFIVPRYKWWEGPFFGIGLKMYDLLAGKLNLEKSRLLSREETIARIPNIETENLLGGVEYFDGQFDDARLAITLAQTAADHGATLLNYVRATGLTKTDNLITGLTAEDVETGEAFTLRAKVVINATGIFADTIRHMDEPQGPAVVQPSQGVHLVFDRSFLQGDSAIMVPHTDDGRVLFVIPWHDRVLVGTTDTPMPHADVEPRALDEEIGFILRNASRYLARDPRRSDIQSIFAGQRPLVRPPRSDGSSTKQISRNHEVLISDAGLVTIVGGKWTTYRKMAEDAMDHATLIGELPERKCVTETLQLHAWTSPHAPEVDEALDVYGSDAQHIARLIQADATLAEPIATGLPYQRAHVLWAARHELARTIEDVLARRLRVLFLDAQAALDAAPVVAELLAFELGHDADWIAAQLADFRKLAGGYLAPK
- a CDS encoding NAD-dependent succinate-semialdehyde dehydrogenase; its protein translation is MLPLKDPTLLKTLACLCGEWRAARSGATIAVTNPATGEVIATVPELSGEEAHEAIAFAAERMKEWQKRTVLERSRILRRWFELLVENTDDLALILTSEQGKPLAEAKGEIAYGAAYIEWFAEEAKRIGGDLIPPPSNDRRILVLRQPVGVCAAITPWNFPNAMLTRKAAPALAAGCAMVCKPASQTPLSALALAELGERAGLPPGLFSVLTGPASAIGEAFTSSPIVRKLTFTGSTGVGKKLMAACAGTVKKVTMELGGNAPFIVFDDADLDAAVEGAMASKYRNTGQTCVCVNRLLVQSGIYDAFAAKLVAAVRNLKVGNGLEPGVEQGPLIEEMAVEKVEALVADALGKGARVLTGGRRHALGATYYEPTVLAEATPAMDLAEEEIFGPVAPLFRFETEEEAVALANDTNVGLASYFYTRDLARIWRVAEALEYGMAGVNTGLISNAMAPFGGVKESGLGREGSKYGIEDYLVLKYVCLAGL
- a CDS encoding sulfotransferase domain-containing protein, whose amino-acid sequence is MLYCCNGAFKSGSTWLYIIVCNLVGRGEALPSRFENPKRLNRGLQRELLLPFLAEVDLTAAHYVIKSHYADAEAREALTANPNARVCGVSRDLKDVVVSAYFHYKRLGETAAPFEEFFWERGLRVVKRVHAYNELWSAPHPQIYMTRYEALHEDFAAEVGRLCEFLGLSPDPALIEAARANSSFKQQQAKEVQKKGESEHKFFRSGKARDWVNHLTPEMAAAVDAIQFGHGAPASS
- a CDS encoding ATP-dependent DNA ligase — translated: MIDVRYEWGVRLPVEHLWLDPRGPRELAFVSHAHSDHTGRHREAILTEATSRLMQARMGDPAGREHVLAYRERRRIRSFDIELLPAGHVLGSAQCLVTTDAGTLLYTGDFKLRPGLSAEPAEAAPADTLIMETTFGLPRYAFPPAEKVVADVVKFCLEAREDGATPVLLGYSLGKAQEILFAVAAAGLPIRLHGSVWSMSQVYESMGVKFPPYEKYVAGAAGEHVLICPPSVAGSAMLRKIRNRRVAVMTGWAMDGGAAHRYQADAAFPLSDHADYPDLLRYVEMVRPRRVLTLHGFAREFARDLRARGIEAWALTAADQLEFALGAPATTVAVPREVLGPVAADHGFSGFSAVCEKIAAATGKLVKVQLLADYLARLDDEELPLAATWLTGRAFPQAAARPLQLGGAIIRRALLAASGLSPSDLQAISRRHNDAGLTAEEALAANVGGEALPLAAVHAFFTQIEQARGPLAKGALLEERLRRLSAQDAKTLVKILTGDLRIGLKEGLVEDAVAAAFSREPEVVREAHMLLGDLGETALRARRDALVGIALQPFRPVKCMLASPEPDEESVWDRMTAGGATEVWVEDKLDGIRAQLHCAGGDAAIYSRDLRPITKTFPEIAEAAVRTGVEFVLDGEIVAWRDGRPLSFFELQKRLGRVERDLFMETEVPVTFTAFDVLWMNGRSVFREPLAERRKILEALPLAAPLRTLPLTRAQSAEEVEIAFVVARGRNNEGLIVKDPGSRYAPGRRGLAWVKLKKAFATLDVVVTSVEYGHGRRKGVLSDYTFAVRDEVTGELLNIGKAYSGLTDAEIAAFTERFLGMIVRQRGRVYDVRPEVVLEVAFDSIQPSARHASGLALRFPRIHRIRADKTVAEIDTVASARRLLPPEASGD
- a CDS encoding ABC-F family ATP-binding cassette domain-containing protein, giving the protein MLSISGVTKSFAGRVLFENASVQVNRGDRIGLVGPNGAGKTTLFSLILKLDEPDEGSVSLQRGTSLGFLPQESAPAGDETVLDLATGRSATHAEIDPEDPDADFSEDYEAMSREPKAKRILAGLGFRETDYDKPARTFSGGWVMRAHLARLLVLEPDLLMLDEPTNHLDLEALRWFQEYLRAYPGAFFVISHDREFLNTLCNTIIEIRHKRLWRYTGNYDKYLEQRAAQQEQHRLAYENQQREIAHLQEFIDRFRAKASKAAQAQERIKQLARMVRIEPPEADAPVVHFSFPQPERSGQHVMRLRGIHQAYGEEPNLKWVYRGLDFEIERDQRLVLVGPNGAGKSTLLKILAGIVPFQQGERVPGHNVRVGYFAQYRTEMLDEKRTVLAEAQAHAKNANEEYVRTVLGAFLFRGDAVFKNVGVLSGGEKSRLALVKLLLDPPNLLLMDEPTTHLDIPSIDALIGALRSFTGTLVFISHDVYFIRALSEQVLHVEAGRTTFYPGNYQYFLDKTSATSEREALVSGARAEETVKAAAPERQRIFKTKEQKRAEAEARNALAKARREAAAKVERLETEVVALEKRQQELTTALEAPETYADQGKAFRINRELAEVADKIERATAEWEAAAALLPAQTTE